One window from the genome of Cryptomeria japonica chromosome 6, Sugi_1.0, whole genome shotgun sequence encodes:
- the LOC131052874 gene encoding probable carboxylesterase 17, translating to MEITQTLVEEVPGFIQVCADGFVVRFDHKLTPPSASPDPVDGVRSKDLTIDSTRGLWARIFLPAVVEAEKLPLLIYFHGGGFCIGSTAWASYHEFLSGLANRARVVVVSVDYRLAPEHRLPVAYDDCFDALCWVFKFAQDDTFKDPLKTQDDAFKDPWLGTHVDYGHCFLAGESAGGNIVHTVGLKAAGRADLKIRGLVVLQPYFGSQERIECEKKVEGEFSTDDSMALEFNDTFWRMALPQGSNRDYPACNPEAPGAVNLSEVYLPPVLVTVAGLDLLKTRGVMYYELLKRSGKEAEFMDAQGQIHAYHLFHPRSEAAIVLQDRISEFIHRF from the coding sequence ATGGAGATCACACAAACTCTGGTGGAGGAAGTTCCCGGATTCATCCAAGTCTGCGCCGACGGCTTCGTCGTCCGCTTCGACCACAAACTGACGCCGCCCTCGGCCTCGCCCGACCCAGTCGACGGAGTCAGATCGAAGGACCTCACAATCGATTCAACCAGAGGCCTCTGGGCCAGAATTTTTCTCCCTGCCGTAGTAGAGGCAGAGAAACTTCCCCTGCTCATCTACTTCCATGGAGGAGGCTTCTGCATCGGTTCAACAGCCTGGGCCTCATACCATGAATTCCTCTCTGGGCTTGCGAATCGGGCCAGAGTGGTGGTCGTTTCAGTCGATTACCGCCTTGCACCAGAGCACCGCCTACCAGTGGCCTATGACGATTGCTTCGACGCCCTCTGTTGGGTCTTCAAATTCGCCCAAGATGACACCTTTAAGGATCCTTTGAAGACCCAAGATGACGCCTTTAAGGATCCCTGGCTCGGAACCCATGTAGATTATGGCCACTGTTTCTTGGCTGGTGAAAGCGCCGGTGGGAACATTGTGCATACGGTCGGTTTGAAGGCCGCGGGCAGAGCAGACCTGAAGATAAGGGGACTGGTTGTTCTGCAGCCTTACTTCGGGAGCCAAGAAAGAATTGAGTGTGAGAAGAAGGTCGAGGGTGAATTTTCTACTGATGATTCAATGGCCTTGGAGTTCAATGACACTTTTTGGCGCATGGCCCTTCCACAGGGCAGTAACCGGGACTATCCTGCATGTAATCCTGAGGCACCCGGGGCAGTCAATTTGTCTGAGGTTTATCTGCCCCCTGTTCTTGTGACTGTGGCTGGTCTGGATCTGCTCAAGACCCGGGGAGTCATGTATTATGAGCTTCTCAAGAGGTCTGGGAAAGAGGCTGAGTTTATGGACGCTCAGGGCCAGATTCATGCTTATCACCTTTTTCACCCCCGGTCTGAGGCTGCGATTGTTCTGCAGGATCGCATTTCTGAGTTCATCCATCGTTTTTGA